The Geoglobus acetivorans genome window below encodes:
- a CDS encoding AMP-binding protein: MGFVWHPPKDLVEGSNVKGFMEAEGLSDYKELVKKSTSDIEWWWSRAVEWLNVEWFEQYDKIYDTSKGVEWTEWFVNGKINVVHNTLDRHRSEKRNKLAFIWQGEDGEVRKYTYSELYREVNRLANAFKSFGVGKGDVVAMYLPMFPETVITLFAAMKIGAIAMPIFSGYSSTAIATRLIDSEARVAVTADASYRRGKAVPLKSELDKALDGTKVEKVVVVNRANTDVEMVEERDIYWDEIRESRRCETVAVESNEPALLLYTSGTTGKPKGVVISHVGALLQSSKEIFFNLDLKPEDVFLWITDIGWMMGPWQIIGTQNLGGTHVLFEGAPDYPQSDRIWSMIEDFEITQLGGSATVYRLLKKYGDEAIGDHDLSTLKITGNTGEPIDHDTWMWLLKSVGQEQCPIINLSGGTEIFGCFLLPSPVMPLKPVTLGYPGLGMDVDVFDDDGNSVRQQIGYLVCKKPAPSMTRGFWKDPERYLRTYWNRWKGVWYHGDWAYVDKDGFWFLFGRADDVIKVAGKRMGPAEIETIVNSHPAVQESACVGIPHELKGEVVWVFVTLKPGHEPGEGLEREITEMIVKEFGKPFKPERIIFAPDLPRTRSGKIMRRLIKAVVADGELGDTSSLENPDSLDKIKDVLRR, encoded by the coding sequence ATGGGTTTTGTATGGCATCCCCCAAAAGACCTTGTTGAAGGGAGCAACGTTAAAGGGTTCATGGAGGCTGAGGGTCTGTCAGACTACAAGGAACTCGTTAAGAAATCCACATCAGACATTGAGTGGTGGTGGAGCAGGGCAGTCGAGTGGCTGAATGTTGAATGGTTTGAGCAGTATGATAAAATCTACGACACGTCGAAGGGTGTTGAGTGGACTGAGTGGTTTGTGAACGGTAAGATCAATGTTGTCCACAACACTCTGGACAGACACAGGTCGGAAAAAAGGAACAAACTGGCATTCATCTGGCAGGGAGAGGATGGTGAGGTCAGAAAATACACGTATTCTGAGCTTTACAGGGAAGTAAACAGACTTGCAAATGCCTTCAAATCTTTTGGTGTTGGAAAAGGCGATGTTGTTGCGATGTATCTCCCGATGTTTCCTGAAACGGTCATAACTCTTTTTGCAGCCATGAAAATCGGAGCAATTGCAATGCCGATTTTCTCGGGTTACAGCTCCACGGCGATAGCGACAAGGCTGATTGACTCTGAAGCAAGGGTGGCTGTTACCGCAGATGCAAGTTACAGAAGAGGGAAGGCAGTACCTCTCAAATCCGAGCTGGATAAAGCGCTGGATGGCACCAAGGTTGAGAAAGTTGTGGTGGTTAACCGGGCAAATACAGATGTGGAAATGGTTGAGGAGAGGGACATCTACTGGGATGAGATCAGGGAGAGCAGGAGATGTGAGACTGTTGCAGTGGAGTCGAATGAACCGGCGTTACTTCTCTATACTTCGGGTACAACAGGGAAACCAAAGGGCGTTGTTATATCTCATGTCGGTGCTCTCCTGCAGAGCAGCAAGGAGATATTTTTCAATCTGGACCTCAAACCAGAAGATGTTTTCCTGTGGATAACAGACATAGGCTGGATGATGGGTCCGTGGCAGATAATAGGCACTCAGAATCTCGGCGGAACGCATGTTCTTTTTGAAGGTGCTCCGGATTATCCGCAGAGCGACAGGATATGGAGTATGATTGAAGACTTTGAAATAACACAGCTGGGAGGTTCTGCCACGGTCTACAGACTGCTCAAGAAATATGGAGACGAAGCAATAGGAGATCACGACCTCAGCACACTGAAAATTACGGGCAACACGGGTGAGCCGATAGACCACGACACCTGGATGTGGCTGCTGAAAAGTGTTGGGCAGGAACAGTGTCCGATAATAAATCTCTCAGGAGGAACAGAAATCTTTGGCTGTTTTCTGTTACCATCTCCAGTAATGCCGCTGAAGCCAGTAACCCTTGGATATCCGGGTTTAGGAATGGATGTGGATGTTTTTGATGATGATGGAAATTCAGTAAGGCAGCAGATTGGATACTTGGTATGTAAGAAACCTGCTCCCTCAATGACAAGAGGGTTCTGGAAGGATCCTGAAAGGTACCTGAGGACATACTGGAACAGGTGGAAGGGAGTATGGTATCACGGGGACTGGGCCTACGTTGACAAGGATGGTTTCTGGTTCCTCTTTGGCAGAGCAGATGATGTAATCAAGGTGGCAGGCAAGAGAATGGGACCAGCCGAGATTGAGACGATAGTCAATTCCCACCCAGCGGTTCAGGAATCCGCCTGTGTTGGAATTCCGCATGAACTTAAAGGAGAGGTGGTATGGGTTTTTGTTACCCTTAAACCCGGCCACGAACCGGGTGAAGGGCTTGAGAGGGAGATAACAGAGATGATAGTGAAGGAATTCGGTAAGCCATTCAAGCCAGAAAGAATCATTTTCGCTCCGGATCTGCCGAGGACCAGGAGCGGGAAGATAATGAGGCGACTGATAAAGGCCGTTGTGGCTGATGGAGAACTTGGAGACACGTCCTCTCTCGAAAATCCGGATTCACTGGATAAAATAAAGGATGTTTTGAGGAGGTGA
- a CDS encoding histone deacetylase → MDCPVVSKDLILRVHDFELLEDVTADPLCSTAWHSAGGVVKAAEMVYEGSLRNAFCYIGAGGHHAGKRLFWGYCCFNDVVLAIENLRENKGEVRCAILDTDAHHGDGTRELVEGDENILHFCICMKDFESSDGLRIDRNYRGLDKKEYIEIIDEFSVRVDEFSPEMIFWYFGHDTHTGDYADAGLTVDEYMEISKKLKGLAKSVCDEKLVVVLGGGMLPNVAKASTLTVIKELLKP, encoded by the coding sequence ATGGACTGTCCAGTGGTGAGCAAAGATTTGATCCTCAGAGTGCATGATTTTGAGCTACTGGAAGATGTGACTGCAGATCCACTGTGTTCCACAGCATGGCACTCAGCCGGAGGGGTTGTAAAAGCCGCCGAAATGGTTTATGAAGGCAGCCTCAGAAACGCCTTCTGCTACATTGGGGCCGGGGGACATCACGCAGGTAAGAGACTTTTCTGGGGGTATTGCTGCTTCAACGATGTGGTCCTGGCCATTGAAAACCTGAGAGAAAATAAAGGTGAAGTTAGATGTGCTATACTTGATACCGACGCCCATCATGGAGATGGAACGAGAGAGCTTGTTGAGGGTGACGAGAACATCCTTCATTTCTGTATTTGCATGAAGGATTTCGAAAGTTCAGACGGTCTCAGGATAGACAGGAATTACAGGGGACTTGACAAAAAAGAATACATAGAAATAATAGACGAATTTTCTGTCCGGGTCGATGAGTTCTCCCCAGAAATGATTTTCTGGTATTTCGGACATGATACACACACCGGAGATTACGCAGATGCAGGGCTGACCGTTGACGAATATATGGAAATTTCAAAAAAATTGAAAGGTCTGGCGAAGAGTGTGTGCGATGAAAAGCTCGTTGTTGTTCTTGGAGGAGGAATGTTACCAAATGTGGCAAAAGCTTCCACCCTGACAGTTATAAAGGAACTCTTGAAACCGTAG
- a CDS encoding AMP-binding protein: MGRFIVPEKTWPEIVIPEEVKTYIGEKKEINLAEEILDRNVKEGRGRKVAVYFEDRRVTYRDLYRLSNRIANFLKGVGVEKYDRVGFRTRNMPEAIAVNFGIMKAGAIPVPLNPMWTGKEVAFVSNNAEIKALFVSGDERTFRAVEEAKNEMKTVQTMVVLDGEKDGFVSFSEVTSESARFDPIPLKIGSPALVLYTSGTTGLPKGCVHFVENVISSVYLVGKHVWKLTPDDVVGGPAPVSFAMGYGNGCLIPYFHGAAASIWPRFSVENFFRFVEDHGITIFSSLPTSYRMILADPGLEEYLGKYDISSLRLFTGGGEALGAETARKWKEVFGMDIYESLGATEMLHICIANACAPVPVAGSIGFPVPGYIAKVVDTETGKECQPGEVGSLYIKGPTGIRYWNHPSRNLEEKQVKSVKNGWNILGDFVRKDENGYIYFVSRDDDLIKSSGYRIGPDEIEHPLSQHPAVAECAVIGVPDPEGIRGQVVKAIVRLKEGYQADERLKEDILVFLEKHIAKYKLPRIIEFTDRPLPRTPTGKIIRRLLRQ, from the coding sequence ATGGGCCGATTTATCGTGCCTGAAAAGACGTGGCCGGAAATTGTAATTCCTGAAGAAGTAAAAACTTACATCGGCGAGAAAAAGGAGATTAATCTTGCCGAAGAGATACTTGACAGGAACGTAAAGGAGGGTAGAGGGAGGAAGGTGGCTGTTTATTTTGAGGACAGAAGGGTAACCTATAGGGATTTGTACAGGCTGAGCAACAGGATTGCAAACTTTTTGAAAGGTGTGGGAGTTGAGAAGTATGACAGGGTTGGCTTCAGAACCAGAAACATGCCGGAAGCCATCGCTGTCAACTTTGGAATTATGAAGGCAGGAGCAATTCCGGTCCCGCTGAATCCCATGTGGACAGGTAAAGAGGTTGCGTTTGTATCCAACAATGCTGAAATAAAGGCACTTTTTGTGAGCGGCGATGAAAGGACCTTCAGGGCTGTTGAAGAAGCGAAAAATGAGATGAAAACTGTTCAGACAATGGTCGTTCTTGATGGAGAAAAGGATGGTTTTGTTTCGTTTTCAGAGGTAACATCTGAAAGTGCAAGGTTCGACCCGATTCCTCTTAAAATTGGCTCCCCTGCACTCGTACTGTACACTTCAGGGACAACCGGACTGCCCAAGGGATGTGTGCACTTTGTTGAAAACGTAATCTCCTCAGTCTATCTTGTTGGAAAACACGTATGGAAACTTACGCCTGATGATGTTGTTGGCGGTCCTGCACCCGTTAGTTTTGCGATGGGTTATGGGAACGGCTGTCTGATTCCATACTTCCATGGTGCAGCAGCAAGCATCTGGCCAAGATTCAGTGTGGAGAACTTCTTCAGGTTCGTGGAAGATCACGGAATAACAATTTTTTCGTCCCTCCCCACATCGTACCGGATGATTCTTGCAGACCCTGGTCTTGAGGAATACCTGGGGAAATATGACATCAGCAGTCTCAGACTCTTCACGGGAGGTGGGGAGGCTCTTGGAGCAGAAACCGCTAGGAAATGGAAGGAAGTTTTTGGAATGGATATTTACGAATCCCTTGGAGCAACAGAGATGCTGCACATATGCATTGCCAATGCCTGTGCACCGGTGCCAGTAGCGGGCAGCATAGGTTTCCCCGTTCCGGGCTACATTGCAAAGGTTGTTGACACTGAAACCGGAAAGGAATGTCAGCCCGGTGAGGTGGGCAGCCTGTATATCAAGGGTCCAACAGGAATCAGGTACTGGAACCATCCGTCAAGAAATCTGGAAGAAAAGCAGGTTAAGAGTGTGAAAAACGGATGGAACATTCTCGGTGATTTTGTCAGAAAGGATGAGAACGGATATATTTACTTCGTGTCGAGAGATGATGATCTCATCAAATCAAGCGGATACAGGATAGGGCCGGATGAGATAGAACACCCGCTGAGTCAGCATCCTGCAGTGGCTGAATGTGCGGTCATCGGTGTGCCAGATCCGGAGGGCATCCGGGGACAGGTTGTTAAGGCGATAGTCAGGTTGAAAGAAGGCTATCAGGCCGATGAAAGGCTGAAGGAGGATATACTGGTATTTCTGGAGAAGCACATAGCTAAATACAAGCTTCCGAGAATTATAGAATTTACAGACAGGCCGCTGCCGAGAACACCGACCGGCAAGATTATCAGGAGGTTGCTGAGACAGTAA
- a CDS encoding sodium:solute symporter family transporter, producing the protein MAVDPIVVGVTALYFLITIYIGWWSRQKLKSATDYYVAGRQIGSFVNGLALESTYLSPASMLGLPAYVFILGYPFWWAMAAIILGMPLATLLTASALRKYAPTSFADYYADRYRDEKLRWLIGVIVAFGSILYITLSIVGMALFLLAILKINYIYGVIIGTVIVLLYVVWGGMVATSWNAAFQAALMTVAAVIAAIVMIMKFGGLQGFHEAVLANSPKFFNTASDAEPPHAFVGTWLAIMGWYFTWHFGFAVMPYTVVRFFTTMDIKTARRSIFWTALFAGIFYMALQIIGAGAKVMIENYHPLAAEAGGSALGVLKIIQQTYQVGSVVDYSMIAAVEALSNPLVLGILAAGGLAIAMSTAAGWVMVVNTLVTRDLLGMQLKSTYAQENPVTTARIVSIVFLIIGMIISFNPPALVLDLSGWAFVALIASIGPGLILGLWWKRATRTAMWTTAIIMFFLHLYAWLHAKFNLGHHAWFFLNQVLFGDNKAAWIVTPHQFWAIPVGFLLFIIISLITSPPDDETVNKYCVELTENV; encoded by the coding sequence ATGGCCGTAGATCCAATTGTTGTTGGAGTTACGGCTTTGTACTTTTTGATAACGATATATATCGGTTGGTGGAGCAGGCAGAAGCTGAAAAGTGCAACTGACTACTACGTTGCTGGCAGGCAGATCGGCAGCTTTGTGAACGGACTGGCTCTTGAGTCTACATACCTTAGCCCCGCATCCATGCTAGGACTGCCAGCCTATGTATTCATCCTCGGTTACCCGTTCTGGTGGGCAATGGCAGCAATTATTCTCGGAATGCCTCTCGCAACACTGCTCACAGCTTCAGCCCTCAGAAAGTACGCACCAACCAGTTTTGCAGACTACTATGCGGACAGATACAGGGACGAGAAGCTCAGATGGCTGATTGGAGTGATAGTTGCCTTCGGTTCGATACTGTACATAACGCTGTCAATCGTCGGTATGGCACTCTTCCTGCTTGCGATACTGAAGATCAACTACATCTACGGAGTTATAATAGGCACAGTGATTGTTCTGCTGTATGTCGTCTGGGGAGGCATGGTTGCCACATCATGGAACGCAGCATTCCAGGCCGCTCTGATGACCGTGGCCGCGGTTATCGCCGCGATTGTGATGATAATGAAATTCGGAGGTCTTCAGGGATTCCACGAAGCAGTTCTCGCCAACAGCCCCAAGTTCTTCAACACGGCAAGTGATGCGGAGCCCCCGCATGCATTTGTTGGGACATGGCTTGCAATCATGGGGTGGTATTTCACCTGGCATTTCGGCTTTGCGGTGATGCCATACACGGTTGTCAGGTTCTTCACAACCATGGACATCAAAACCGCAAGAAGGAGCATTTTCTGGACTGCACTGTTCGCAGGTATATTCTACATGGCCCTTCAGATAATAGGTGCCGGTGCAAAGGTGATGATCGAAAACTATCACCCGCTTGCTGCTGAAGCCGGAGGAAGTGCATTGGGTGTGCTGAAAATCATCCAGCAGACATATCAGGTTGGTTCAGTTGTTGACTACTCAATGATTGCCGCAGTTGAAGCATTATCCAACCCGCTCGTTCTCGGCATTCTTGCAGCAGGTGGTCTGGCCATTGCGATGTCCACGGCTGCGGGATGGGTCATGGTCGTTAACACACTTGTTACAAGAGATCTGCTCGGCATGCAGCTCAAAAGCACATATGCGCAGGAGAACCCAGTCACCACTGCAAGGATCGTTTCCATAGTCTTTCTGATCATCGGCATGATCATATCCTTCAACCCGCCAGCGCTTGTTCTCGACCTCTCTGGATGGGCATTCGTCGCACTCATAGCCTCAATAGGTCCGGGACTCATCCTCGGGCTGTGGTGGAAGAGAGCAACAAGAACGGCAATGTGGACAACCGCGATAATAATGTTTTTCCTCCACCTGTACGCATGGCTGCATGCAAAGTTCAACCTCGGTCATCACGCGTGGTTCTTCCTGAACCAGGTGCTCTTCGGCGACAACAAGGCAGCATGGATCGTCACACCACACCAGTTCTGGGCAATTCCGGTGGGCTTCCTGCTGTTTATCATAATCTCTCTGATTACTAGCCCGCCGGACGACGAGACTGTGAACAAATACTGTGTTGAGCTGACCGAAAACGTTTGA
- a CDS encoding CoA transferase, with amino-acid sequence MSVEKYMDYVKKLLGAEDLFDNPEPLKGVRVLEVCSVVLGPAATDYLAEFGAEVIKFEARRGDQMRYVTPYAYFWRNLSPGLLEQNHNKYWVGMHLGHPKARELFYEFVKKSDVVVDNLTPGRLSKWGLSYDRLREINPRIIQLHVSGFGSWGPYTGRTSYDAIAQSEGGLAYITGHERRGPLKSGVWIADWTTALMCAIAIVAALNYRERTGEGQYIDYSQVENVVRFLDWTWMYVFRTGENRERCGNRDLAICPSDLFDCRDGWVAIAAFSEDEFRGLCQAMDRMDLYEKYADPLERLKDENARYILREIAEWAKTKTVREVEELADKYGFAASHVIDVEEAYYSEHLRERGAVQSYDDPLYGEFVEPCYPPRMETPSRLKWGARPIGFDNEFVLTKYLGLSMDEIESLYEEGVIYRWNPDVPPQSPPPDWDGKKGLKFP; translated from the coding sequence TTGAGCGTTGAAAAATACATGGATTATGTGAAAAAGCTACTTGGTGCTGAAGACCTCTTTGATAACCCGGAACCCCTGAAAGGTGTAAGGGTTCTCGAAGTCTGTTCGGTCGTTCTCGGACCTGCAGCCACTGACTACCTTGCAGAATTTGGTGCGGAGGTCATCAAATTTGAGGCTAGAAGAGGAGACCAGATGAGATATGTCACTCCATACGCCTACTTCTGGAGGAATTTGTCTCCCGGACTGCTTGAGCAGAATCATAACAAGTACTGGGTCGGTATGCACCTTGGACATCCAAAAGCAAGGGAGCTGTTTTATGAATTCGTAAAAAAGAGCGATGTTGTTGTTGACAACCTGACTCCCGGCAGACTGTCCAAGTGGGGACTGAGTTATGACAGGTTGAGGGAAATCAATCCAAGGATAATACAGCTTCATGTTTCTGGATTTGGTTCGTGGGGGCCCTACACTGGCAGGACATCGTATGATGCCATAGCTCAGAGTGAAGGTGGGCTGGCGTATATAACCGGTCATGAAAGGAGAGGACCGTTAAAATCTGGAGTCTGGATTGCCGACTGGACGACTGCGCTGATGTGCGCAATTGCAATAGTGGCGGCTTTGAACTACAGAGAGAGAACGGGAGAAGGGCAGTACATTGACTACTCTCAGGTGGAGAATGTGGTAAGATTTCTGGACTGGACTTGGATGTATGTTTTCAGGACAGGCGAGAATAGAGAGAGATGCGGCAACAGAGATCTGGCCATCTGTCCCTCAGACCTGTTCGATTGCAGGGATGGGTGGGTGGCCATAGCTGCATTTTCTGAGGATGAATTCAGGGGACTCTGTCAGGCGATGGACAGGATGGACCTTTATGAAAAGTATGCAGACCCACTTGAGAGGTTGAAAGACGAGAATGCGAGGTACATTCTCAGGGAGATTGCAGAATGGGCAAAAACAAAGACTGTCAGAGAAGTTGAGGAACTGGCAGATAAATATGGCTTTGCAGCATCGCATGTTATTGATGTTGAAGAGGCCTATTACAGTGAGCATTTGAGGGAGAGGGGTGCGGTTCAGTCGTATGACGATCCGCTTTATGGTGAATTCGTCGAACCCTGTTATCCTCCGAGAATGGAGACCCCATCTAGGCTTAAATGGGGGGCCAGACCTATAGGCTTTGATAATGAGTTTGTTCTGACAAAGTATCTCGGTCTGAGCATGGATGAAATTGAGTCTCTGTATGAAGAGGGCGTGATTTACAGATGGAATCCAGATGTTCCGCCACAGTCCCCTCCCCCCGACTGGGATGGGAAGAAAGGTTTGAAATTCCCATGA
- a CDS encoding branched-chain amino acid ABC transporter permease: protein MKLPDSLDVPVVLLLLMTPMVLRNEFIVSAAVVAAIYSVLTLSWFFLERQAGWVSLSHSIPFGLAAYAVAIDPVFLLPAFTLSLILFLLTSKLGRERFTFATFILTVVFWYISHYFVVKVDGHYIGGEEGFSFESIGTVNAYMLSATLVAVTLIALYLISKSPLGLKIAAVRDDELAARSIGIGAEMVKTISFTISAIFATLAGICYILYFGHVSPEVFSIEVSLIPFIASLLAGRRWMSPVVGSYAIVMVSRAFAGLPEAHLILYALVLIISPWLNRWWDVRSG from the coding sequence TTGAAACTGCCGGACAGTCTCGACGTCCCTGTTGTCCTGCTGCTTCTTATGACACCCATGGTACTTCGAAATGAATTTATTGTGTCTGCCGCCGTGGTGGCTGCGATATATTCAGTACTCACTCTTTCGTGGTTTTTTTTGGAAAGGCAGGCAGGATGGGTCAGTCTATCACATTCAATCCCGTTCGGTCTCGCAGCTTACGCTGTTGCAATAGATCCCGTTTTTCTCCTTCCAGCATTTACTTTGTCACTGATCCTTTTCCTCCTGACTTCGAAACTCGGTAGGGAACGTTTCACCTTCGCCACGTTTATTCTAACTGTGGTTTTCTGGTACATTTCCCATTACTTTGTCGTGAAGGTCGATGGCCATTACATCGGGGGTGAGGAGGGCTTCAGCTTTGAATCAATCGGAACAGTGAACGCATACATGCTTTCGGCTACGTTAGTTGCCGTTACCCTCATAGCATTGTACCTCATTTCGAAATCACCACTTGGATTGAAGATTGCAGCCGTGAGGGACGACGAATTGGCAGCAAGAAGCATTGGAATCGGTGCAGAGATGGTCAAAACTATCAGCTTCACAATTTCAGCAATATTCGCAACACTGGCAGGGATATGCTACATTCTGTATTTCGGCCATGTTTCTCCGGAGGTTTTCTCAATAGAAGTATCTCTGATACCCTTCATAGCAAGTTTGCTTGCTGGAAGAAGGTGGATGTCTCCTGTGGTGGGAAGTTACGCGATTGTCATGGTTTCACGGGCTTTTGCAGGTTTACCGGAAGCGCACCTCATTCTTTATGCCCTCGTCCTTATCATATCACCCTGGCTGAACAGGTGGTGGGATGTTAGAAGTGGTTGA
- a CDS encoding ATP-binding cassette domain-containing protein, which produces MLEVVDVSKVYNGNVVLKSVNLTVKDFVGIHGPNGSGKSTLLSIIAGLEKPSCGRIIFQGQDVTGMSAEKLVKMGVAIVFQIPRPFKRLTVAENIVAASLLRKNHDEAEKSAYRICKFVGLDEVADSFASQLSQGELKLLEIGRALATEPKLLLLDEPFSGLDIENARRVVRLVERIKSRGVDGIITAHRTKLLRNVADICYEMRGGKIAEG; this is translated from the coding sequence ATGTTAGAAGTGGTTGATGTTTCAAAGGTTTACAACGGAAATGTCGTGCTGAAGAGCGTTAATCTTACCGTTAAAGATTTTGTTGGGATCCATGGCCCGAACGGTAGCGGAAAATCTACTCTCCTGAGCATAATTGCAGGCCTCGAAAAACCCAGTTGTGGGAGAATAATCTTCCAGGGGCAGGACGTTACCGGCATGAGCGCTGAGAAACTTGTCAAAATGGGTGTTGCAATTGTTTTTCAGATTCCACGCCCCTTCAAACGCCTTACAGTAGCTGAAAATATTGTTGCGGCATCCTTGCTCAGAAAAAACCACGATGAAGCGGAAAAATCAGCATACAGAATATGCAAGTTTGTCGGACTCGATGAGGTCGCCGATAGCTTCGCCTCGCAGCTATCGCAGGGCGAACTGAAACTTCTTGAAATAGGCAGGGCACTTGCAACAGAGCCAAAGCTCTTGCTTCTCGATGAACCCTTCTCCGGTCTTGATATTGAAAATGCCAGACGTGTTGTTAGACTTGTTGAGAGAATTAAAAGCAGGGGTGTGGATGGAATTATCACCGCCCATAGAACCAAGCTTCTCAGAAATGTGGCAGATATATGTTACGAGATGAGGGGTGGCAAAATTGCTGAGGGCTGA
- a CDS encoding ATP-binding cassette domain-containing protein, with the protein MAKLLRAENVTVSVNGRKILENVSCSIHRGEIVLIAGPNGSGKSTLLKTFMGLVDHEGRVILDGREITGTEPPERFRLGITLAPEKLRVAKNLTVGENIKIAGDPEHAFSLFPELKPLEDKKTGNLSGGERQMVVLARAFVSRPRYLLLDEPFQGLHKDVRERVIEYIEEYSKSTGIAVVTHDEIEEIFPMSEKICILTGGKVLYSGESRNAEKIVSEMFI; encoded by the coding sequence GTGGCAAAATTGCTGAGGGCTGAAAATGTCACAGTTTCGGTGAACGGCAGGAAAATTCTGGAAAACGTGTCATGCTCAATCCACAGGGGTGAAATTGTGCTTATAGCCGGCCCGAACGGTAGTGGTAAATCCACACTTCTCAAAACTTTCATGGGGCTGGTCGATCATGAGGGTAGAGTAATCCTCGATGGCAGGGAGATAACAGGAACGGAGCCACCAGAAAGGTTCAGACTCGGCATAACACTCGCCCCTGAAAAACTGAGGGTGGCGAAAAATTTGACGGTTGGAGAAAATATAAAGATAGCTGGAGATCCAGAGCATGCATTCTCCCTTTTTCCCGAACTCAAACCACTTGAGGATAAAAAAACAGGAAATCTCAGTGGTGGAGAAAGGCAGATGGTTGTTCTTGCGAGGGCGTTTGTTTCCAGGCCCAGATACCTCCTGCTCGACGAACCGTTTCAAGGCCTGCATAAAGATGTCAGAGAAAGGGTAATTGAGTACATCGAAGAGTATTCGAAATCTACAGGTATTGCAGTTGTCACCCACGACGAGATAGAGGAAATATTCCCCATGTCAGAAAAAATCTGCATTCTCACAGGTGGGAAGGTTCTGTATTCAGGTGAAAGCAGAAACGCTGAAAAAATAGTCAGCGAGATGTTCATTTAA
- a CDS encoding CoA transferase produces the protein MEEKSITGMALDPHYARFIYSETNPDDVTRKPEAVDDMVVLDMSHGNYAGLFASSILAELGAEVIRIEPPDGDIARKMTPYGIMVNDAGLAYLTEGRNKFHVTLNIESEEGREILKKLVKKADVLIESFKPGYMDSLGLGYKHLREINPGLIYCAVNTYGQFGKDAKEHGNQPGYDLIDQARGVIMSVTGEPDLDPDVPQEYKKPLKHGNWMGWYVGGAWAAFGILLAMLHKRKTGKGQLIDTAPPEGMMAIANYLMQYFHLTKKKMVRAGNFDYAVFPYTYVKCKDGYAFMSGFTDPNWAALCEIMNRPDLEKQFPTIRDRLNPENQPKIQREIEKFTMDYTSAELLQMVMEYSRKPDKKGTVVTGRLNAPKEVLEIEHLKVRKMFLRLKDPHYGEVLIPNSTFRFMSKTPGRVKWVCRPIGADNEYIYGKYLGISGKKLDELKNMGVI, from the coding sequence ATGGAGGAAAAATCAATTACTGGTATGGCTCTTGATCCTCACTACGCCAGGTTCATCTACTCGGAAACAAACCCTGATGACGTCACAAGAAAACCTGAAGCAGTTGATGACATGGTCGTTCTCGATATGAGTCATGGAAACTATGCCGGACTGTTTGCATCCTCAATTCTTGCCGAGCTTGGGGCAGAGGTCATCAGGATCGAACCACCAGACGGCGACATCGCAAGAAAAATGACTCCTTATGGAATAATGGTAAATGATGCAGGACTGGCATATCTGACTGAGGGTAGAAATAAGTTTCACGTTACGTTGAACATAGAAAGTGAAGAGGGTAGAGAAATTCTCAAAAAACTTGTCAAAAAAGCTGATGTTCTAATTGAGTCCTTCAAACCGGGGTACATGGATTCTCTGGGGCTGGGATACAAACATCTAAGGGAAATCAATCCGGGTTTGATATACTGTGCGGTTAACACCTACGGGCAGTTTGGTAAAGATGCGAAGGAACACGGAAACCAGCCCGGATATGATCTCATAGATCAGGCAAGAGGCGTTATCATGTCTGTAACAGGAGAACCTGATCTCGATCCTGATGTCCCTCAGGAATACAAGAAACCTCTCAAGCATGGGAACTGGATGGGATGGTATGTAGGCGGAGCATGGGCGGCCTTTGGAATTCTCCTTGCAATGCTGCACAAAAGGAAAACGGGAAAAGGTCAGCTTATTGACACCGCTCCTCCTGAAGGGATGATGGCAATAGCAAATTACCTGATGCAATATTTCCACCTTACAAAGAAAAAGATGGTCAGGGCAGGGAACTTCGACTATGCCGTTTTTCCCTACACGTATGTGAAGTGCAAGGATGGCTATGCATTCATGTCGGGGTTCACAGATCCAAACTGGGCAGCTCTGTGTGAGATTATGAATCGACCTGATCTGGAAAAGCAGTTCCCTACAATCAGAGACAGGCTCAATCCGGAAAATCAGCCCAAAATACAGCGAGAAATTGAGAAATTCACGATGGATTACACCTCTGCCGAACTCTTACAGATGGTTATGGAGTATTCAAGAAAACCAGACAAAAAGGGGACTGTTGTAACTGGCAGACTCAACGCTCCCAAGGAAGTTCTCGAAATAGAACACCTGAAGGTAAGAAAAATGTTTCTGAGACTTAAGGACCCGCACTATGGAGAGGTGCTGATTCCAAATTCTACGTTCAGATTCATGTCCAAGACACCCGGAAGAGTGAAGTGGGTTTGCAGGCCGATTGGAGCGGATAACGAGTATATTTACGGGAAGTATCTGGGCATATCTGGTAAAAAGCTTGATGAACTGAAAAATATGGGAGTAATTTAA